The sequence GGGAGATCCAGAACATCACCCTGGAGCTCATCGTCAACATCTTCAGGTCAGCTGCTGGTGCCATAAACGCTGGTCGTGGTGGGACCCATTTCCTGGCCATCACTGAGAGATCACTTCTCAAACCCTTCAGATCACCAAAACCCTTTTCCATCCTTGTTTCAAtgcttatatacagtatgtaatagcATAGCATGTATACTACTGTTATATAGAGCATGTGACAGAATGCcagaatttatttattttacccaGGAAATatgtaacctgactctcgcaTGGCGGAACTATATatgggtctggcgagagtcaggctaggaaaTATGAAGATCTTTCAAATATGCCACTcacgtttgtttatgtttatgttatgtttttcaTGCTCTCTATTGTTGTTTGAATTTGTGAATATTAATCTTAGAAAAAGAGTTTGGTTAAAGTGATTTGATGAAACTGAAGGAGTGCTTCTTTCCTCAGGGGTGTGGCGGATCATCTGAACTATGAGCACAGAGTCTTTAACAGTAAGGAGTTCCTCAAGTCCAGGGAGCCCTCTGACCAACCCTTTTATAAAGAGGTGAAGAAGCACGATATAGAGGCCATCTCTTTAATTAAGATGGTAGGACAGTCACTCAGACTCATAGTCACCCTGTCACCTGTCAAACCTTATTTATCTGTTCACCTCAGGTGTTGGAGAGCCATATTTTCCACTCCTTCTTGAAAGATCGGTTGAATCGCAAGATGGATGCCTACACTCGCATGGAGCAGAGCTCTCGCTCTGAGGCTGAAAAGTAGGCAGCGTTTGCACATTCACTGCCTTTATTCTGACTTGTTGATAGTGTCCCTCTCCCGTTGATACATACTTCTACTCTCCACAGACTGAAAGTCATGATTGACAATCTTCGGCGACCCACTATGAAGGAAATGGTGCGTAGGAGCAGCAACTCTGACAACGGTGTGAGCAAGAGGCTCGGCACCAGTCTGCCCAATCTCAGGGAGGAGCCCCACCCCGGCATCATCCGGCATGCCTCAGTGACTGAACCACGTAAGAGCATCACATCTCATGCGCGCCGTTACCTCTGTTCGGCTGATTTCAGATCAGACTGGCATTCATTTTATGCACATTTAGGAGTGGGGACTCCACTGAtagtataaaaaaaaacatttcctgtTTTGCATTGCACTAAAACAGTGCAAGAGAGCAATGCACTAAAACACTGACCCAAATCATCTTCTGTTTTAAATGTTTGTTCTCCAGCTTTGAAGATCCGGCAAAAACATGTCAAGCAGTTCAAGCTGCCAGATTTCCACCCCCACTTGTCCTACCAGTACGTGCAGGACTACTACGCCGACCTGGTGGGCCTCTTGGGCAAAGCCATCTCCTTCACGCCCCGCGAGAGCTCCTCCCTGCTGGCGCGCTACTACTACCTCCGCGGCGTGGTCAACACCATGTGCGGCCGCCGGCTGGACGCGCTCAGCGACTTCCAGAACCTCAACCACACCGACGTGGAGATCTTCCCCGCGGCGCTGGTCAGGGCGCTGGTGGACTCgctgcagcaggaggagcaggcgcAGGTGGACCGCCGGCCCGAGCTCAAGCGCCTGGTGTGCAGGGTGAAGAGCAGCGAGAGCGAGGAGAGCGCCGTCCAGCCCACCGACGACCACGTGAAGAAGTTTGAGATGCCCAAGAGCCCCATGCCGCTGGAGGACTTTGTCACGCATGTTCAGGAGTCGGGCATAGTCAGAGACGTGAGCACCATCCACCGCCTGTTTGATGCGCTCAGTGTGGGTAAGATGAATATGTGTTCATGTTTTCATTTCTTGAAGTTGTCGCATTATTATTGAAAGTTTTTAACCATGTTATAATTATTTCTCCTTTAGCTTGGCCTTGAGGACGTTTATATTGTTGCATTTCGAGCATTATGAGCTTGTCCAAAATATATGATACCTGTAATCTATAGTTTGTGGACTGGGCAATGTGTTAGTAGATTTCTAATAAGAACATTGTCACGAACATAAAAAGAAAGCCCGATATCAATGCTATCATCAATGAATTCATTCTCACAGTTAAAAGTCTGGATCCTGCTGGACAGATCATTTCCCAATCATGTTTTTACGTTCCCTCCCTATTGGGTAAGCAAGTATATCGTCATAGTTTTCACAGACTACAACAGCTTTGCTGGCATGGCCTGAACAGCAGTTTGCATAGCTGTGTAGTGACTGGTGTTGGGCATCGTGTTGTAAGTGCCATGGAAAGATGCTACAGTGCTGCATTGCTTGGGGACCACCTGCAGGGCTTTACAGTGTCTGTGCAAACCTTCTCTCTGTACGGAGCATGTGTCTAAAAACAGCAGGTGTTCACATCACATGGTGGAGGTTTTCAAAATCCTCATGTCATTTTGAGAATGGGCGAGTTGAACCGATCTTGTCCTCCGTATCACCAAACACACTTaacagctgtgtctgtgtccgcaGGACCGCAGAAAGAGGTGGACCCAGACGTGTTCTGTGATTTCTACACCTTCTGGAAGGGCATGGAGGCTGAGGCACAGGATGTGAACCTGCCAGCTGAGGTCATTGAACAGCTGGACAACAacgagtgtgtgtataagcTCTCCTGCTCTGTGAAGACCAGTTATGGCGTCGGCAAGATCGCCATGACCCAGAAGCGACTCTTCCTACTCACTGATGGACGGAGAGGATTTGTGGACATCATTAAGTTCAGAGACATAGTGGTATGTCTTGTGCAGTCACCAGGGTCGCTGCGGTGCTGATGGGGAAATATGCAATGGAAAACTAAAGAGCTTGCGCTCACTTAAAATGCAAGTGCATAGGTCATATTGAATGTGAATTTCCTTTTTCTGCACTATAATGATTGAATGGTGAGAGGTCTTTGTATCCAAATACAGGAAGTGAAGATCTCTTCAGCTCAGTTCCTGCTTTTGCGTATCGCATCACTGAGGATCAAGAGCAGTGTGAAGAAAGAAACATTCGAGGCCAATCTCAAGTCCGAGTGTGATCTGTGGAGCCTGATGATTAAAGAGATGTGGGCTGGAAGAAAGATGGCCGATGACCACAAGGTATTTTCACTTCTTGCAGGCTTCATGATGGCCGATAGAGGCTCTTCTAAGCAGATGCATTTGGTAGAAGATGTCACCTTCACCATCCAGCAGTCAGTATACCATCTGAGTTGCAAATGGCTGCTGTGTCTTTTAGAGACTCCCAGTGGAAAATGGATAGATCACACTGTGTGTTTTGCTAGGGCTAACAGGATATCCCTGCCTCTACCCTCTTTAACATACTGGAACATATTACGTTATCTGTCCCTCACAGTTGGCTGACTTGGCTCACGGGTGTTTTTACGTCCTGATGTCAAAAACAGTTCTAGAAACAACAGAAGATTCAAATACTTCTTCCCGTAACACACTTTTGAATGCTTCTCATGTCTGTAGAATTAGCCTCTTTCTTGTTTACagcgtgtgcacatgtgttttcaGGATCCCCAGCACATGCAACAGGCCCTTACAAATGTCCTCCTCATGGACACTGTGGTCGGCTGTCTCCAGCCACAGAAAGGCATATTAGCAGCTTCTAAACTGGCTTATTATGACCGCATGAAACACGAGGGTATGTATGCCTCTTcctcaaacacaaaaacatacctCAGCAAGGTCTGTTTGAAAGGCATGCTTGTTTGACTTATTAAGTAATCAGCCTCTATTAactctaaagtgtgtgtgtgtgtgtgtgtgtgtgtgtgtgtgtgtgtgtgtgtgtgtgtgtgcgtgtgtgtgtgtgtgtgtgtgtgtgtgtgtgtgtgtgtgtgtgtgtgtgtgtgtgtgtgtgtgtgtgtgtgtgtgtgtgtgtgtgtgtgtgtgtgtgtgtatgtgtgtgtgtgtggaggaggatgtGTGGCTATGCTGAATGAAGTTTAATGGTATGTGTGTTTCCATGGCCGCTCAGTACCAATGACCGTCCCAAAGACGACCTCTGAGACTCTGAAGCACAGGATCAACCCCTCTCTCCACATGCCCTCTCAGCAGACAGTGGATGTGCTGCTCTACACTCCAGGTATGGCCAGTGCACATGTCCTATAGCGGCCACATTCACCCAATGGCTGATGTGTAggtaacaggcatgctaaatgCCTAAGCACTTGGCCTAAGCAAAATGTCAACCATGGGTCGACACAACCAATTAGTTTATCTGTAACGGTATAAGTACATTGCCATATCACACATACCATCTCAGGGTAGATACCTGGAGAGTTTGGCTTGCATTGGTCTGGTCAGGGCTGTTTGTGTTTTCCTCGATGGTCACATGCTTGCGTGATGTAGAATGGTGCTAAAACTGACCAATTTGCATTAGTGACACAGCTGATCTGAAACAAGAGTTGCATTGAGCGTCTTGACCCAGATGCTCTAAATTCAGTGCTGGAGCAGAGCCAGGAGCCTGCTCAGTGGATCTCCAGTTCCTGGGCAGGCTGAGGAGCCTAACTCCCAACATCCCCGACAGGGCCCAGAATATGTCAATAAAAGTGTTTGTCCAGCTCTCACTGGATAGCAATCTTAGAGTGTAACATGTTGTTGTCCAAGTTGTTTTCCATGAATGCATTGTGTGCCTCATGCTCTTCATCTGACCTGGGATTTTGTTCCCACAAAATTCAATTATGACCATTTATTTATGCCTCCTTcagtgtatttatatatatatttatattgacGTTGGTGGCACTTAACTGTGTTGTATAAAGAGTTTGTTAATTGAATTCCGTTTCATAAAGTCATAAAGTGTTGTGTAAAGGCTGTTTTTTGGGGTCATGAGCATGGGACTGACTCAGTGCCTGTTGTTTGTCCGGCTCCACCTACAGGCCAGCTGGGGAAGTCCGACGTGGATGGCGACGGGAACCCCAAGTTGTGGTGCGCCCTCAGCCACGGGAGAGTGGTGGTGTTTGATGCAGCCAGCTGGTCCATGCAGCAGACCTGCATTCAAGTGGGACTACTGCCTCTAGTACGTCACTCACAGTTTGAACAACACGGTGATATTTACAAAAGAGGACGCAGTGGCTCACTGATTCTTTATTTAGACTCCTTTGGCCGGTTGCCCtaacatggattaagcctagttCTAGACTAAAAGGGAAATTCAGTGAAAATCCCCATTAAAAACAAGCTGTTCGTCTAGGACTCTCCATTGAAACAAGCTGTTCGTCTAGGACTAGggcttaatccatgtatggGAATCCACCCCCTACTGTGCATGACAGCAGTGCTCTTGGATAGTCATAAACCCAAGGGCAGGGGAACATGTCCTGTATAGGactcagaggaagaggaggatgtctCTGGTGGTGAGAggataggaggagaggaaaggagttcCCTTTCTGCATGTCAGAAAGTGTCACCAATGTTGCCACCTGGTGGTAATGGTATGATGcaccatcatttagacaacttgGGCCCTACATATTTGATCTGAATAAGTGTTTTGTCTCGTTGAGTACAGTCAAATTCAATGCAAGATTGcgagacagaggaaaagagtCTGGTCTAGAGATCTAGTGAACTGGATGCAAATGAAAGTATGTTGACATGTTCACATGCTGTGTAGTGCCAGAGTAAGAGCAGCTCtcacctcctcccttctctgtgGGCTCTTCAGAGCTGCATGCTTGGGCTAGACCAGGAGCAGGTGTGGATCGGCTCTCAGGACTCCACCATCTACATCATCAACACGCGCAGCATGTCCTGCCACAAGCAGCTGACTGAACACCGCAGCGAGGTCACCGATCTAGTCCTGGACGTCACACAGGATGCATACAGGTGACTCGCATGGATATACATCATTTAGCCATTAAATTGTCGCACTACATCACTTGACATCTGATTTAAAAatgcatataaatataaatacatatgTCAAGTATTTACATAAAACATATGTATGTGCAGTTTGATAGGCAACAAGCTGAAAAATCCTTTTCAATCTGCAACACTCTAGTTTAACAATTGTGAGTTGCATTCCCCTGGCTATCAGTCACCAGGTGGCAGTATCACACATGCATTCCACACAGAAATCTAATATCATTCTGAGCTGCTATGAAATAGTGGAGCAGAGCCATTATTATGGCCAGTCTAGTCTCCATCCCACAACACACAGGGCTTCATCCAGGTATGCAGAAAAATCTCTGCATGACACATTTGCAGT comes from Sardina pilchardus chromosome 6, fSarPil1.1, whole genome shotgun sequence and encodes:
- the LOC134083315 gene encoding DENN domain-containing protein 3-like isoform X2, with the protein product MEDQLPRGLLEACVIMGATTEKLKEAHQHQQGNTAVSPVLEAEVLQVHVPPFASKDKAADCVGPAALSRVQRRRSFIKKSERPVVAPGDSSPGGEETAQDISVPKDIDLAGLPQLCFPGGLTVWSEPKEPCFHFLVFTDVFGNQTHGVVLQYCRPVQLFQDSSLQQNGHWSKASRLYTTYGVCVISKYPYYNALRDCLSCLLSQLKNCRITDVDQRVKEFSAKLALVPIPPPGDLHVVFSLSPLVIVLPSREDKHHPVVDLDLHLPFLCFQTRELLQIITALLAERRIVFFSSDWARLTVMAECFMLYIHPLHWQHPLVPTLSHQMLDFVMAPTAFLMGCHLSHFEEVSAETDDLILINIDEGTVSSSSSELTDLPAMPLAATECFRTRRRGLQLHFDLEVSQQGTTTTVNELRAQRRTWQQRLNWEIQNITLELIVNIFRGVADHLNYEHRVFNSKEFLKSREPSDQPFYKEVLESHIFHSFLKDRLNRKMDAYTRMEQSSRSEAEKLKVMIDNLRRPTMKEMVRRSSNSDNGVSKRLGTSLPNLREEPHPGIIRHASVTEPPLKIRQKHVKQFKLPDFHPHLSYQYVQDYYADLVGLLGKAISFTPRESSSLLARYYYLRGVVNTMCGRRLDALSDFQNLNHTDVEIFPAALVRALVDSLQQEEQAQVDRRPELKRLVCRVKSSESEESAVQPTDDHVKKFEMPKSPMPLEDFVTHVQESGIVRDVSTIHRLFDALSVGPQKEVDPDVFCDFYTFWKGMEAEAQDVNLPAEVIEQLDNNECVYKLSCSVKTSYGVGKIAMTQKRLFLLTDGRRGFVDIIKFRDIVEVKISSAQFLLLRIASLRIKSSVKKETFEANLKSECDLWSLMIKEMWAGRKMADDHKDPQHMQQALTNVLLMDTVVGCLQPQKGILAASKLAYYDRMKHEVPMTVPKTTSETLKHRINPSLHMPSQQTVDVLLYTPGQLGKSDVDGDGNPKLWCALSHGRVVVFDAASWSMQQTCIQVGLLPLSCMLGLDQEQVWIGSQDSTIYIINTRSMSCHKQLTEHRSEVTDLVLDVTQDAYSPTLAYSCSLDGMVIVWDVSTLKMRRQFHLSCHKLTSLQLYNRTLWCCAHDCIMELRKTGLVHRKICLLQDPTKPPSPFNGFIVYLERGQIWTSCANSAELCVWHSENLEKPAQRVTLPGCAGVTCMLRVKNQIWVGCRGLSESAGQAVGKIFVVDVAQAAVEKELLAHTDSVQALCSAEDRYVLSGSACLDGKIAIWKVE
- the LOC134083315 gene encoding DENN domain-containing protein 3-like isoform X1, whose amino-acid sequence is MEDQLPRGLLEACVIMGATTEKLKEAHQKHQQGNTAVSPVLEAEVLQVHVPPFASKDKAADCVGPAALSRVQRRRSFIKKSERPVVAPGDSSPGGEETAQDISVPKDIDLAGLPQLCFPGGLTVWSEPKEPCFHFLVFTDVFGNQTHGVVLQYCRPVQLFQDSSLQQNGHWSKASRLYTTYGVCVISKYPYYNALRDCLSCLLSQLKNCRITDVDQRVKEFSAKLALVPIPPPGDLHVVFSLSPLVIVLPSREDKHHPVVDLDLHLPFLCFQTRELLQIITALLAERRIVFFSSDWARLTVMAECFMLYIHPLHWQHPLVPTLSHQMLDFVMAPTAFLMGCHLSHFEEVSAETDDLILINIDEGTVSSSSSELTDLPAMPLAATECFRTRRRGLQLHFDLEVSQQGTTTTVNELRAQRRTWQQRLNWEIQNITLELIVNIFRGVADHLNYEHRVFNSKEFLKSREPSDQPFYKEVLESHIFHSFLKDRLNRKMDAYTRMEQSSRSEAEKLKVMIDNLRRPTMKEMVRRSSNSDNGVSKRLGTSLPNLREEPHPGIIRHASVTEPPLKIRQKHVKQFKLPDFHPHLSYQYVQDYYADLVGLLGKAISFTPRESSSLLARYYYLRGVVNTMCGRRLDALSDFQNLNHTDVEIFPAALVRALVDSLQQEEQAQVDRRPELKRLVCRVKSSESEESAVQPTDDHVKKFEMPKSPMPLEDFVTHVQESGIVRDVSTIHRLFDALSVGPQKEVDPDVFCDFYTFWKGMEAEAQDVNLPAEVIEQLDNNECVYKLSCSVKTSYGVGKIAMTQKRLFLLTDGRRGFVDIIKFRDIVEVKISSAQFLLLRIASLRIKSSVKKETFEANLKSECDLWSLMIKEMWAGRKMADDHKDPQHMQQALTNVLLMDTVVGCLQPQKGILAASKLAYYDRMKHEVPMTVPKTTSETLKHRINPSLHMPSQQTVDVLLYTPGQLGKSDVDGDGNPKLWCALSHGRVVVFDAASWSMQQTCIQVGLLPLSCMLGLDQEQVWIGSQDSTIYIINTRSMSCHKQLTEHRSEVTDLVLDVTQDAYSPTLAYSCSLDGMVIVWDVSTLKMRRQFHLSCHKLTSLQLYNRTLWCCAHDCIMELRKTGLVHRKICLLQDPTKPPSPFNGFIVYLERGQIWTSCANSAELCVWHSENLEKPAQRVTLPGCAGVTCMLRVKNQIWVGCRGLSESAGQAVGKIFVVDVAQAAVEKELLAHTDSVQALCSAEDRYVLSGSACLDGKIAIWKVE